The stretch of DNA AAAACGTCGTTTGTTCACTTCTGAATCAGTAACTGAAGGTCATCCCGATAAGATCTGTGACCAAATTTCTGATTCCATTTTAGATGCTATCTTAGCAAAAGATGCTAATGCACGTGTTGCTGCTGAAACTTCAGTTACAACTGGTTTAGTTTTGGTTGCTGGCGAGATTACTACTTCAACTTACGTGGACATTCCAAAAATTGTTCGTGAAACAATTAAAAGCATTGGTTACAATCGTGCAAAATACGGATTTGACTCCGAAACATGTGCAGTTTTAACTTCTATCGATGAACAGTCTCCTGACATCGCGATGGGGGTTGACCAAGCGCTTGAAGCTCGTGAAGGCCAAATGTCAGATGAGCAAATTGAAGCAATTGGTGCAGGAGACCAAGGTTTAATGTTTGGTTTCGCATGTAATGAAACAAAGGAGCTTATGCCACTTCCAATTTCACTTGCGCACAAGCTTGCACGCCGTTTAACAGAAGTTCGTAAAGAAGAGCTCCTTCCTTACCTACGTCCGGATGGAAAGACACAAGTAACAGTTGAATATGATGAGAACGATAAACCAGTTCGTATTGATACAATCGTTATTTCTACTCAACACCACCCTGAAGTTACATTAGAACAGATTCAACGTAATCTGAAAGAGTATGTGATCAATCCGGTTGTTCCACAAGAATTAATCGATGAAAATACAAAATACTTCATTAACCCAACAGGCCGTTTCGTAATCGGCGGACCACAAGGGGATGCAGGTTTAACTGGCCGTAAAATCATTGTTGATACTTACGGTGGCTATGCACGTCACGGCGGTGGCGCATTCTCTGGTAAGGATCCTACAAAGGTTGACCGTTCTGCAGCTTATGCAGCACGTTATGTAGCAAAGAATATCGTTGCTGCAGGACTTGCTGAGAAGTGTGAAGTACAACTTGCTTACGCAATCGGTGTAGCAAGACCGGTTTCCATTTCTGTTGATACGTTTGGCACTGGCAAAGTAAGTGAAGATGTACTAGTTGATTTAGTAGAACAAAACTTTGATCTACGCCCAGCTGGTATCATTAACATGTTGAACCTTCGCCGTCCTATCTACAAGCAGACAGCAGCTTACGGACATTTTGGCCGTACAGATGTGGATCTTCCTTGGGAGCGTACAGACAAAGCAGACGCATTAAAAGAACAAGCAGCAAATCGCTAAAAATCATTCGCCCTCAAGCGAATACCCTAATAGAAGGGAGTTGCATTTTAAATGTAACTCTCTTTTTCTTTTTTCGTCTAAATGGTTGGTACGTAATTGATTATTGGAATAAAATGTTTAAGTAGGTCTAAAGAAGTGAAAAATGATAGTACGAAAATTACCTATAAGTTCACAGTGTTATTTTAATAAAAAAGTGGTAGTATTAGAGGGATGTTTTTTAGAGAATGTTTAATTTAGATTGGAGTAGGTGAGGTACATAATGTGTGGTTTTATCGGTTGTGTACACAACAAAACACAAAACTATAGTGATGAACAAAAACAACAATTTAAAAATATGAACGATATCATTACCCATCGTGGACCAGATGATGATGGTTTTTATTATGATGAACATATTCAATTTGGATTTCGCCGGTTAAGTATTATTGATATTGAGAGTGGACATCAGCCATTAACATATGAAAACGAACGTTACTGGATTATTTTTAATGGTGAAGTCTATAACTATGTCGAGCTTCGTGAGGAATTGGTAAAAGAAGGCCTTTCGTTTGCAACGAGCTCTGATACTGAGGTTATTATTGCCTTATACAGTCATTTAAAAGAGAAAGCAGTGGAAAAGCTGCGTGGAATGTTTGCTTTTGTCATTTGGGATAAACAAGAGCAAAGATTATTTGGTGCCCGTGATCCGTTCGGTATCAAACCATTCTTTTATTTAGAAGACGGTGAGAAAACCTTCTTTGCTTCAGAAAAGAAAAGTATCTTGCTTGCACTTGAAAATGATGTTTTAGACTATGATTCTCTGCAGCATTATTTAACGTATCAATTTGTTCCTGAACCCAATACCTTATCAGAAGGGATTAAAAAGCTTGAGCCTGGTCATTATTTCACAAAAAAAATTGGCTCACCAATGGAAATCAAGCGCTATTGGAAGGCACATTTTAGTCCTGTTCAAAAATCTGAAAGTGATTTTACAAAAGAAATTCGTGATATTTTATTCGATTCAGTCGAAAAGCATATGCGCAGTGATGTACCGGTAGGTTCCTTCCTATCTGGTGGAATCGATTCGTCTATAATTGCTTCTATTGCGAAAGAGTTTCATCCTGCCATCAAAACCTTCTCTGTTGGTTTTGAACACAATGGCTTCAGTGAAATTGATGTAGCAAAAGAAACAGCGGAGAAACTGGGTGTGGAAAATATCAGCTATGTGATTACACCTGAGGAATATATGAACGAAATTCCAAAGATTATGTGGCATATGGATGACCCCCTAGCCGATCCTGCCTGCGTACCACTTTATTTTGTCGCACGCGAAGCTAGAAAACACGTAACCGTTGTTCTCTCAGGTGAGGGCGCTGATGAATTATTTGGCGGCTATAACATCTACCGTGAGCCACAAGATTTAGAGATTTTTAACAAAATTCCTCGAGTAGGGAAAGTCCTTCTCAAAGGAATTGCCAATATGATGCCAGAAGGAACTAAAGGAAAGAGCTTCATTGAGCGTGGGGTAACTCCTATGGAAGAGCGTTACATCGGAAATGCCAAGATGTTCACAGAAGAAGAAAAACGTGATTTATTGAATGTTTACCATGAAGGACTCAAGTATACAGACATTACTAATCCTCTTTATGCGGAATCAAGAGGCTATGATCCAGTGGATCGAATGCAGTATATTGATATCCATACATGGATGCGCGGCGATATTCTTCTAAAAGCGGATAAAATGACTATGGCTCATTCGTTAGAGCTTCGTGTCCCTTTCTTAGACAAGGACGTTTTTGAAGTGGCTTCTAAAATTCCGACAAGCTTGAAAACCGCTAATGGCACAACGAAGTATATCTTGCGCAAGGCAGCTGAAGGTGTTGTTCCGGAGCATGTTCTTAACCGTAAGAAGCTTGGATTCCCTGTTCCAATTCGTCATTGGCTAAAAAATGAGATGAACGATTGGGCGAAAAAAATAATCCGTGAAAGT from Bacillus sp. SLBN-46 encodes:
- the metK gene encoding methionine adenosyltransferase encodes the protein MSTKRRLFTSESVTEGHPDKICDQISDSILDAILAKDANARVAAETSVTTGLVLVAGEITTSTYVDIPKIVRETIKSIGYNRAKYGFDSETCAVLTSIDEQSPDIAMGVDQALEAREGQMSDEQIEAIGAGDQGLMFGFACNETKELMPLPISLAHKLARRLTEVRKEELLPYLRPDGKTQVTVEYDENDKPVRIDTIVISTQHHPEVTLEQIQRNLKEYVINPVVPQELIDENTKYFINPTGRFVIGGPQGDAGLTGRKIIVDTYGGYARHGGGAFSGKDPTKVDRSAAYAARYVAKNIVAAGLAEKCEVQLAYAIGVARPVSISVDTFGTGKVSEDVLVDLVEQNFDLRPAGIINMLNLRRPIYKQTAAYGHFGRTDVDLPWERTDKADALKEQAANR
- the asnB gene encoding asparagine synthase (glutamine-hydrolyzing) — translated: MCGFIGCVHNKTQNYSDEQKQQFKNMNDIITHRGPDDDGFYYDEHIQFGFRRLSIIDIESGHQPLTYENERYWIIFNGEVYNYVELREELVKEGLSFATSSDTEVIIALYSHLKEKAVEKLRGMFAFVIWDKQEQRLFGARDPFGIKPFFYLEDGEKTFFASEKKSILLALENDVLDYDSLQHYLTYQFVPEPNTLSEGIKKLEPGHYFTKKIGSPMEIKRYWKAHFSPVQKSESDFTKEIRDILFDSVEKHMRSDVPVGSFLSGGIDSSIIASIAKEFHPAIKTFSVGFEHNGFSEIDVAKETAEKLGVENISYVITPEEYMNEIPKIMWHMDDPLADPACVPLYFVAREARKHVTVVLSGEGADELFGGYNIYREPQDLEIFNKIPRVGKVLLKGIANMMPEGTKGKSFIERGVTPMEERYIGNAKMFTEEEKRDLLNVYHEGLKYTDITNPLYAESRGYDPVDRMQYIDIHTWMRGDILLKADKMTMAHSLELRVPFLDKDVFEVASKIPTSLKTANGTTKYILRKAAEGVVPEHVLNRKKLGFPVPIRHWLKNEMNDWAKKIIRESNTDHLINKTYVLQLLEDHCQGKADNSRKIWTVLMFMVWHQVYVEDVYSFQRDFAQKKVLESLKY